In Oncorhynchus clarkii lewisi isolate Uvic-CL-2024 chromosome 2, UVic_Ocla_1.0, whole genome shotgun sequence, one DNA window encodes the following:
- the LOC139374907 gene encoding Fanconi anemia core complex-associated protein 24-like, whose product MAIKPPVLMNAVPPYGHVIANEKWRSSVLVQSLKGTGSVKTIFEEELGVVDFHLSNKSCILYVSETDIVAGNNYKRKLVRFRNANISLQGIVLVEKTQLSEQYFSAMQKFVVFELGLTLLPVASQLEASQLLTQIVHGESKDNPFRRRSVSWLLDPLIMSLVQQIPGVGKVKAMALLQHYSSIHQLCNAGTHELEHIVGPATAQHIRNFFHDPLV is encoded by the exons ATGGCGATAAAACCTCCCGTTCTTATGAACGCCGTTCCCCCGTACGGGCATGTTATTGCCAACGAGAAGTGGAGAAGCTCAGTCCTCGTGCAAAGTTTGAAAG GAACTGGAAGTGTGAAAACAATATTTGAAGAAGAACTTGGCGTGGTGGACTTTCATCTATCTAACAAGAGCTGCATCTTGTATGTCTCTGAAACTGACATTGTGGCTGGAAACAACTACAAAAGAAAACTTGTTAGGTTTAGAAAT GCCAACATCAGCCTCCAGGGCATAGTGCTGGTGGAGAAGACCCAGCTCAGCGAACAGTACTTTTCTGCAATGCAGAAGTTTGTGGTGTTTGAGCTTGGTCTGACACTGCTACCTGTTGCCAGCCAGCTTGAAGCCTCCCAGCTACTCACACAAATA GTGCACGGAGAAAGTAAAGACAACCCGTTCCGCAGGAGGAGTGTGTCTTGGCTGCTAGACCCCTTGATCATGTCCCTGGTTCAGCAGATCCCTGGGGTAGGGAAGGTCAAAGCCATGGCCCTGCTCCAGCACTACTCCAGTATCCACCAGCTGTGCAACGCAGGAACACACGAACTGGAACACATCGTGGGCCCGGCCACGGCTCAGCACATACGCAACTTCTTCCACGACCCATTGGTCTGA